One genomic segment of Pseudoalteromonas sp. GCY includes these proteins:
- a CDS encoding RNA polymerase sigma factor — translation MLSSLKMWRARATSNVEDPLYEYATTGKVKHLEQVIERYQSDLFHFLKTQTQAASAEDICQKTWLKVIEKKSFYRQQGHPKAYLFHIARNLLIDSIRASGKLSELTDSKVGMTNSNEFTKTSEKQWLYQQIAALPLLQKEALSLQLEGFSLAEIAQIVGATQETVKTRIRYAKETLKSQVGENHE, via the coding sequence ATGCTGAGTAGCTTGAAAATGTGGCGTGCTCGCGCCACCAGCAACGTAGAAGATCCGCTTTATGAATATGCGACAACGGGTAAAGTAAAACACCTAGAGCAAGTCATTGAGCGCTATCAAAGTGATTTATTTCACTTTCTAAAAACACAAACACAGGCGGCGTCGGCAGAAGATATATGTCAAAAAACATGGCTAAAAGTCATCGAAAAGAAAAGCTTTTACCGACAGCAGGGTCACCCCAAAGCTTACTTGTTTCACATTGCACGTAACCTGCTAATCGATTCAATCAGGGCGTCAGGTAAACTCTCTGAGTTGACAGATAGTAAAGTAGGTATGACCAACTCCAATGAGTTTACAAAAACCTCGGAGAAACAGTGGCTATACCAGCAAATTGCTGCACTTCCTTTATTACAAAAAGAGGCGCTAAGCTTACAGTTAGAGGGGTTCAGCTTAGCTGAAATAGCGCAAATTGTAGGGGCCACACAAGAGACTGTAAAAACTCGAATTAGATACGCAAAAGAGACACTAAAGTCTCA